From one Geoalkalibacter halelectricus genomic stretch:
- a CDS encoding MFS transporter yields the protein MSLSANITKLGAFSFLKMTLFPMAIITLFWKDHIGLSLTEILVLQGFFSLSTLAFEYPSGYLSDRLGYRFSLNLASLLGICGWGWYLFAGSFWEVLIAELLLGASYAFISGSDSALLYETLREDGNEHRYAQYEGRLIGLAQAGEAAGAVFAGVLYAFFPLLPFLIQVLVWILALGLTTTLKEPPRERAPEATSHLAEAWGTVRYTFRDNRRLRAVVTLATVLGLASYYPVWLIQPFMQETGVPLAWFGPIWAGANATVALFSWLSYRFSMRLGNRAMALLLFGLVACGYFGLAFTHALWSFLFYYLLTMMRGLQGPMLKGHIQRQSRSSNRASIMSLKSFAFRFCFICTGPAVGVVADRWGLDTAFLILGLALCALLVLCLRKFEFSDPPFH from the coding sequence TTGTCCCTCTCCGCCAACATCACCAAGCTCGGCGCGTTCTCCTTCCTCAAGATGACGCTGTTTCCCATGGCGATCATCACCCTGTTCTGGAAGGACCACATCGGCCTGAGTCTCACCGAGATCCTCGTTCTCCAGGGCTTTTTCTCCCTCTCCACCCTCGCCTTCGAATATCCCTCCGGCTACCTTAGCGATCGGCTTGGGTACCGCTTCAGTCTCAACCTGGCGTCGCTTCTCGGCATTTGCGGCTGGGGCTGGTATCTGTTCGCCGGTTCGTTCTGGGAGGTGCTGATCGCCGAATTGCTGCTCGGAGCCTCCTATGCCTTTATCAGCGGCTCCGACAGCGCTCTTCTTTATGAGACCCTGCGCGAGGACGGCAACGAACACCGCTATGCCCAATACGAAGGGCGCCTGATCGGCCTGGCACAGGCCGGAGAAGCGGCGGGGGCCGTATTCGCCGGGGTTCTCTATGCTTTTTTCCCCCTGCTGCCCTTCCTCATCCAAGTGCTGGTCTGGATTCTGGCCCTTGGCCTGACCACGACGCTCAAGGAACCTCCACGCGAGCGAGCACCCGAGGCGACCTCGCACCTGGCCGAGGCTTGGGGCACGGTCCGCTACACCTTTCGCGACAACCGCCGCCTGCGAGCCGTTGTCACCTTGGCGACGGTGCTGGGGCTGGCTTCCTATTACCCGGTCTGGCTGATTCAGCCGTTCATGCAGGAAACCGGCGTGCCGCTGGCCTGGTTCGGACCCATCTGGGCCGGTGCCAACGCCACGGTAGCTCTGTTCTCCTGGCTCAGCTACCGCTTCTCTATGCGCCTCGGCAACCGGGCGATGGCGCTGCTGCTGTTCGGGTTGGTCGCCTGCGGCTATTTCGGGCTGGCGTTCACCCATGCCCTGTGGAGTTTTCTATTCTATTACCTGCTCACCATGATGCGCGGCCTCCAGGGTCCCATGCTCAAGGGGCATATCCAAAGACAAAGCCGCTCATCCAATCGCGCCAGCATCATGTCGTTGAAATCCTTTGCCTTTCGCTTCTGTTTCATCTGCACGGGGCCGGCCGTCGGGGTGGTGGCCGACCGCTGGGGCCTCGACACCGCCTTTTTGATTCTCGGCCTGGCCCTGTGCGCACTTCTCGTTCTGTGTTTGCGCAAGTTTGAATTTTCCGACCCACCCTTCCATTAA
- a CDS encoding ferredoxin produces the protein MPRVPVVDQEACIGCEVCTQICPEVFRMEEGPEGGHGHEHKSTVYNPSGAPEDKIEAAMDNCPVACIYWSE, from the coding sequence ATGCCCCGCGTTCCCGTCGTCGATCAAGAGGCCTGCATCGGATGCGAAGTCTGCACCCAGATTTGCCCGGAAGTTTTTCGCATGGAGGAAGGCCCCGAAGGCGGTCATGGCCATGAGCACAAATCCACCGTCTACAATCCAAGCGGCGCGCCCGAGGACAAAATCGAGGCAGCCATGGACAATTGTCCCGTGGCCTGCATCTACTGGTCGGAGTGA
- a CDS encoding sensor histidine kinase, giving the protein MKINLGLRSEILISLTLLVVSGLLFSALFLLKVAENELVQERVHITFDLLQNLPRIATVDDTGTRFLNEIDWLVRQLNLQADLQTYAIFDADLQWFSGSNQAPAGSEPLDRAARFGTPRVVLHSAPGWRALVPGSGGSFECYVPLIAEGSIEGVLHARYGLDAVARRMVLAQQAVGALILGFGAVLIAFGTYLLGRTLVSPVRRLMQATTSIAAGDLSVQVPVDGPREIAQLAKSFNVMTQALEQSRGETQATIASLHRTNSELAQTRDSLVRSEKMAAVGTLAAGMAHEIGNPLSASMGYLELLQAQGRDPDQGDLLARAARELARIDRLVRDLLDFAAPQAAASEICDPATAVGEAVDLLRAQGVFEGLELRVELPRALPRVRACRHKLVQVLVNLLVNARDACAPGQGVVTLEGQAHDGEICLVVRDNGCGLSEERMKRIFDPFFTTKEPGKGRGLGLFFCHKVVEDWQGRLEVESRPGQGSAFFLTLPIAAAEGGRV; this is encoded by the coding sequence GTGAAGATTAATTTAGGTCTGCGAAGTGAAATCCTCATCAGCCTGACTCTTCTGGTGGTGTCCGGACTGCTGTTTTCCGCTTTGTTTCTGCTCAAGGTCGCGGAAAACGAGCTGGTGCAGGAACGCGTCCATATCACCTTCGACCTGTTGCAGAACCTGCCCCGGATCGCAACGGTCGACGACACGGGAACGCGATTTCTGAACGAGATCGACTGGCTGGTTCGCCAGTTGAACCTCCAGGCCGATCTGCAAACCTACGCGATCTTTGATGCCGATCTCCAGTGGTTTTCCGGCTCGAATCAGGCGCCGGCCGGGTCCGAGCCTCTGGACAGGGCGGCCCGTTTCGGCACCCCCCGGGTGGTGCTGCATTCCGCGCCGGGTTGGCGCGCCCTGGTGCCTGGCAGCGGTGGTTCTTTCGAGTGCTATGTGCCGCTGATCGCCGAGGGCAGCATCGAAGGTGTCTTGCATGCCCGCTATGGCCTGGATGCCGTGGCACGGCGCATGGTTCTGGCGCAGCAGGCCGTTGGGGCTCTCATCCTTGGTTTCGGCGCGGTTTTGATCGCCTTCGGCACCTATCTGCTGGGGCGCACCCTGGTGTCTCCCGTGCGCCGCCTCATGCAGGCTACTACCAGCATCGCCGCCGGGGATCTGAGTGTCCAGGTGCCGGTGGATGGGCCGCGCGAGATTGCCCAGTTGGCGAAATCCTTCAATGTCATGACCCAGGCTTTGGAGCAGAGCCGCGGCGAAACCCAGGCCACCATCGCGTCCCTGCACCGAACCAATTCCGAGTTGGCCCAAACCCGGGACAGCCTGGTGCGGAGCGAAAAAATGGCCGCCGTCGGAACCCTGGCCGCGGGTATGGCCCACGAAATCGGCAATCCGTTGAGCGCCTCCATGGGGTACCTGGAACTGTTGCAGGCCCAAGGGCGCGATCCCGACCAGGGTGATCTGTTGGCGCGTGCCGCTCGCGAGTTGGCGCGCATCGACCGGTTGGTGCGTGACCTGTTGGATTTTGCCGCGCCGCAAGCGGCTGCGAGTGAAATTTGCGACCCTGCCACAGCGGTTGGTGAGGCCGTGGATCTGCTCAGGGCGCAAGGGGTGTTCGAGGGTCTGGAATTGCGGGTCGAGCTGCCGCGGGCGCTGCCCAGGGTGCGGGCCTGTCGGCATAAATTGGTGCAGGTACTCGTCAACCTGCTGGTCAATGCACGTGATGCCTGTGCGCCCGGCCAGGGTGTGGTGACCCTGGAGGGGCAGGCGCACGACGGTGAAATATGCCTGGTCGTGCGCGACAACGGGTGCGGATTGAGCGAGGAGCGGATGAAGCGCATTTTTGATCCCTTTTTCACCACCAAGGAACCCGGTAAGGGCCGGGGGCTGGGGTTGTTTTTCTGCCACAAGGTGGTAGAGGACTGGCAGGGGCGGCTGGAGGTCGAAAGCCGCCCTGGGCAAGGATCGGCCTTTTTCCTTACCTTGCCCATTGCCGCGGCGGAGGGTGGCCGTGTCTGA